In the Deltaproteobacteria bacterium genome, AGCGTGTTAGGGTCCATCGGATTATAGGTTTGCAATTCAGTGCCTCTGAAGATCTTTGAAAGCGGTTTGATTGGCACAAAGGCAAAATGGGTTTTATACACCAAAATCGGTGCATTTCATGAAAGCTTTCATCTATTTATGCACCAACATTGATTCTGGACAAAGAATTCATTATTTTGGTGTGATCCACGCAGCATTTTGCCGACTTCGCCAGCCTACTCCGCCGAAGTGGCAACGGCTACGAAGGCCGGGAAGTAGCCTTTGGCTACGAGCTCTCCGTCCGCCTGCGGGCCGAAGCCTATGGCGGAGAGCCCGAAGGCTACGGCCCGCAGGCGGACGGCTGAAAGCGTTTTATGCACCATACGATAAATCCGGCACTCAATTGAATCAGTATGTTGCCAAAGGCAAAACTGGTGCGTTTGTCGTTTGGCTATAGGGTCTTTTTTGTCCGTCAATTATTGGTTGGGCTTAAAATATCATCTTGACTTACGCATTATTATAAGTACAATGTACATATGAATGAGTTACGGTTTGAATGGGATGATCGGAAGAAAAGGGCTAATATCAAAAAACATGGCATTTCTTTCGATGAAGCGCGCACGGTCTTTTACGATGAGAATGCCATACAATTTTTCGACCCCGACCATTCAGAAGATGAAGACCGTTTTATCCTACTTGGGATGAGTCTTAAACTTCGGATTCTCGTCGTCTGCCACTGTTTCCGAGAAAGTGAGACGGTTGTTAGAATTATATCGGCCAGGAAGGCGGATAGAGATGAAGAAAATGAGTATTGGAGGCATAGACGATGAGAGACCATTACGATTTCTCCAAAATGAAAGGGCGTAAAAACCCTTACATCAAGTATCTAAAACAACCGGTAACTATGCGGCTGGACCGTGACACCGTTTCCTATTTCAAGTCCATGGCGCAGGAAACAGGTATTCCTTATCAGAACTTGATCAATCTTTATCTTCGTGACTGCGCGGTTCATCACCGAAAACTACACATGAAGTGGCATCCTGAAAATGCCGAACAAGGCGTTTGAGATTTATCGGAAAGATTGAAGACCTTCGTTTTGAATGCAAAGGGGCGCCTTATCACTTGCCTGATATTAAAAATAAACAAGAGTTGTCTGGGATAGTGGACGTCCATCGGATGATAGGTTTACAAGTCTCTGAAAAAAAACGCATACGAGGAAACCATGACTGATATCCGGCCTCTCAAATTAAGCGACC is a window encoding:
- a CDS encoding BrnA antitoxin family protein, encoding MRDHYDFSKMKGRKNPYIKYLKQPVTMRLDRDTVSYFKSMAQETGIPYQNLINLYLRDCAVHHRKLHMKWHPENAEQGV
- a CDS encoding BrnT family toxin; this translates as MNELRFEWDDRKKRANIKKHGISFDEARTVFYDENAIQFFDPDHSEDEDRFILLGMSLKLRILVVCHCFRESETVVRIISARKADRDEENEYWRHRR